The Lycium barbarum isolate Lr01 chromosome 9, ASM1917538v2, whole genome shotgun sequence genome has a segment encoding these proteins:
- the LOC132609605 gene encoding LOW QUALITY PROTEIN: methanol O-anthraniloyltransferase-like (The sequence of the model RefSeq protein was modified relative to this genomic sequence to represent the inferred CDS: deleted 2 bases in 1 codon): MDDHHALVSFLMQFELYKSNSKYLPKIHTFITIYLFNISETTFIMRYSFFSQIVRRLAHTVPISITHHKPKLVVPAKVTPRVTKHLSDIDDQGSARFQVQVLMFYKYNSSMKGKDPAKVINDGLSKALVFYYPLAGRLIEGPNKKLMVNCNGEGILFVEADANVELEKLGESIKPPCPYLDLLLHNVPGSDGIIGCPLLLVQVTRFSCGGFVVGIRLNHTMMDGYGMKLFLNALSELIQGAYAPSILPVWQRDLLSARSSPRITCTHHEFDEQIESRIAWESMEDKLIQQSFFFGNKEMEAIKNQVSPNCGSTKFELLLAFLWKCRTTALDLHPEEIVRLTYNVNIRGKSLKFELPPGYYGNAFVTPVAVSKAGLLCSNPLTYAVELVKKVKDHINEEYIRSVADLMVIKERPELTKSWNFIVSDNRSVGVDEINFGWGKPIFGGVPKAISLISFGVPVKNDEGGKGILIAISLPPLAMKKFQEVVYKMTFKNVEGVNIISKM, translated from the exons ATGGATGATCATCATGCCCTCGTTTCCTTCTTGATGCAATTCGAACTCTATAAATCTAATTCCAAATATTTGCCAAAAATACATACTTTTATTACGATATATCTATTTAATATCTCAGAAACCACTTTCATCATGCGCTACTCTTTCTTTTCACAAATTGTACGGCGCTTGGCACACACTGTGCCAATTTCAATAACACATCACAAGCCAAAATTAGTAGTACCAGCAAAAGTAACACCTCGTGTGACAAAACATCTTTCTGACATAGATGATCAAGGGAGTGCACGTTTCCAAGTTCAGGTATTAATGTTTTACAAATATAATTCTTCCATGAAAGGTAAAGATCCAGCAAAAGTTATCAATGATGGATTGTCTAAAGCACTAGTGTTTTACTATCCATTAGCTGGTAGGCTCATTGAAGGGCCTAATAAGAAACTTATGGTGAATTGCAATGGTGAAGGAATCTTGTTTGTTGAAGCTGATGCCAATGTGGAGCTTGAGAAATTAGGAGAGTCAATTAAACCACCATGTCCATACTTGGATTTACTACTGCACAATGTTCCTGGTTCTGATGGGATCATTGGCTGCCCTCTTTTGTTAGTTCAg GTGACCCGTTTTAGTTGTGGGGGATTTGTTGTTGGAATCAGACTTAATCACACTATGATGGATGGCTATGGCATGAAATTGTTTCTAAATGCATTAAGTGAACTAATTCAAGGAGCTTATGCACCTTCCATATTACCTGTATGGCAAAGGGATCTCTTAAGTGCTAGATCATCACCCCGCATTACATGTACTCACCATGAGTTTGATGAGCAAATTGAATCAAGAATTGCATGGGAATCTATGGAAGACAAGTTGATACAACAATCATTTTTCTTTGGAAATAAAGAGATGGAAGCCATCAAAAATCAAGTTTCTCCAAATTGTGGAAGTACAAAATTCGAGTTATTATTGGCATTTTTATGGAAATGTCGTACAACTGCTCTTGATTTGCACCCCGAAGAAATTGTTCGTTTGACGTATAACGTTAATATAAGGGGAAAATCACTAAAATTTGAACTGCCACCAGGATATTACGGGAATGCGTTCGTTACTCCAGTGGCGGTATCTAAAGCAGGATTGTTGTGTTCTAATCCACTGACATATGCAGTTGAATTAGTCAAGAAAGTTAAAGACCATATAAATGAAGAGTACATTAGATCAGTGGCAGATTTAATGGTAATTAAAGAGAGACCAGAGTTGACGAAATCTTGGAATTTCATTGTCTCAGATAATAGATCTGTTGGAGTTGACGAAATTAATTTTGGATGGGGAAAGCCCATTTTTGGAggggttccaaaagctatatctTTAATTAGTTTTGGTGTGCCTGTTAAAAATGACGAGGGGGGAAAAGGTATTTTGATAGCTATAAGTTTGCCTCCACTGGCCATGAAAAAATTTCAAGAAGTTGTATACAAGATGACTTTCAAAAATGTGGAAGGA GTCAACATAATTTCGAAGATGTAA